A genomic stretch from Bordetella sp. N includes:
- a CDS encoding tripartite tricarboxylate transporter substrate binding protein codes for MGHIKQQDNPSKQQRQKQWPVAFALLGAALAASPAVARYPDKPVHIVVGFTPGGSTDAVARIMAAKLGERLGQSFIVENKPGANGNIATEYTQRAPADGYTLYYTSIGFVTNPLMYKTARYDPASDFTAIGQVMSAPNVLVVPANSPYRDVKQLLADAKARPGGLNFASSGTGTSVHLSGELFAALGGLDVVHIPYKGSGSFMSDLIAGRMTMAFPNLPTALPLIKGGQLRALGVTTRTRSGAAPDIPSIEEAGLPGYDMSTWYGLVGPKGMPADVVATLSDALQKTLNDPDFKDKLLQSGADPKGSTPAQFQQFINQQTAAWKDVLAKMKVESN; via the coding sequence ATGGGACACATCAAACAACAGGACAATCCGTCCAAGCAGCAAAGGCAAAAACAATGGCCCGTGGCGTTCGCGCTGCTGGGCGCCGCGCTGGCGGCAAGCCCGGCCGTGGCGCGCTATCCGGACAAACCCGTCCACATCGTCGTCGGTTTCACGCCGGGTGGCAGTACGGACGCGGTGGCGCGCATCATGGCGGCCAAGCTTGGAGAGCGGCTTGGCCAGTCCTTTATCGTGGAAAACAAGCCGGGTGCCAACGGCAACATCGCCACCGAATATACGCAGCGGGCGCCCGCTGATGGCTACACGCTGTACTACACGTCCATCGGCTTCGTCACCAATCCGCTGATGTACAAGACGGCACGCTACGATCCCGCAAGCGACTTCACGGCCATCGGCCAGGTGATGAGCGCGCCCAATGTCCTGGTGGTGCCCGCGAATTCGCCTTACCGCGACGTCAAGCAGTTGCTGGCGGATGCCAAGGCACGTCCTGGCGGCTTGAACTTCGCGTCGTCCGGGACGGGAACGTCGGTACACCTGTCCGGCGAGCTGTTCGCGGCGCTGGGCGGCCTGGATGTCGTGCACATCCCCTACAAGGGCAGCGGCAGCTTCATGTCCGACCTGATCGCCGGACGCATGACCATGGCCTTTCCCAATCTGCCGACCGCGCTGCCCTTGATCAAGGGCGGCCAGCTGCGTGCCCTGGGCGTGACCACGCGCACCCGTTCCGGCGCCGCGCCCGACATTCCGTCGATCGAAGAGGCGGGCTTGCCTGGCTACGACATGTCGACCTGGTATGGCCTGGTCGGCCCGAAAGGCATGCCCGCCGATGTGGTGGCCACTCTCAGCGATGCCTTGCAGAAAACCTTGAATGATCCTGATTTCAAGGACAAGCTGCTGCAAAGCGGTGCCGATCCCAAGGGCAGCACGCCCGCGCAATTCCAGCAATTCATCAATCAGCAGACCGCCGCCTGGAAGGATGTCCTGGCCAAGATGAAGGTGGAGAGCAACTGA
- a CDS encoding 3-oxoacid CoA-transferase subunit B: MSKPYTPRTVTEVARRLIQDIPEGAYVNLGIGQPMMISNLLPPDREIILQSENGVVGMGPVAEGDDIDTELVNAGKQFVTLLPGGSIVHHADSFAMIRGGHIDICVLGAFQVSVRGDLANWRTRDPAAIPAVGGAMDLARGAKQVFVMMEHTTRGSESKLVETCDYPLTGVGVVDRIYTDLATLAVTPSGLLVVDRVDGLSHEALEEISKLRLLRE; the protein is encoded by the coding sequence ATGAGCAAACCCTACACGCCGCGCACCGTCACGGAAGTCGCGCGCCGCCTGATCCAGGACATCCCGGAAGGCGCCTATGTCAATCTGGGCATCGGTCAGCCGATGATGATCTCCAACCTCTTGCCGCCCGATCGCGAGATCATCCTGCAAAGCGAGAACGGGGTGGTGGGCATGGGCCCCGTCGCTGAAGGCGACGACATCGACACCGAGCTGGTGAATGCCGGCAAGCAGTTCGTCACGCTGCTGCCTGGCGGGTCCATCGTCCACCATGCCGACTCTTTCGCCATGATCCGGGGCGGCCATATCGATATTTGCGTCCTGGGGGCGTTCCAGGTGTCCGTGCGCGGTGACCTGGCCAACTGGCGTACCCGCGACCCCGCGGCCATTCCCGCGGTGGGTGGCGCCATGGATCTGGCGCGCGGCGCCAAGCAGGTGTTCGTGATGATGGAACACACCACGCGCGGGAGTGAGTCCAAGCTGGTGGAGACGTGCGACTACCCCCTGACTGGCGTCGGGGTGGTCGATCGTATCTACACCGACCTGGCGACGCTTGCCGTCACGCCGTCCGGTCTGCTCGTCGTGGACCGCGTCGATGGCTTGAGCCATGAGGCCCTGGAGGAAATCTCGAAGTTGCGCCTGCTGCGTGAATAA
- a CDS encoding 3-oxoacid CoA-transferase subunit A: MINKIVDGLDAAVADIPDGAVLMVGGFGGAGLPFELVDALVRQGARGLTIISNNAGSLGKGLSKLVAAGQVRKFVCSFPRQPGSNAFDDLYREGKLELELVPQGTLAERIRAGGAGIGGFFTPTGVGTELAQGKESRVIDGVEHILEYSLRADYALIKGDTGDRWGNLTYRRSGRNFGPVMAAAARCTIAQVSHIVDLGGLDPEHIITPGVYVQRVVLAGAN; the protein is encoded by the coding sequence ATGATCAACAAGATCGTGGACGGCCTGGATGCGGCCGTGGCCGATATCCCGGACGGCGCCGTCTTGATGGTGGGCGGCTTCGGCGGCGCCGGCTTGCCGTTCGAGCTGGTCGACGCGCTGGTGCGGCAGGGCGCGCGGGGCCTGACCATCATCAGCAATAACGCCGGCAGCCTGGGCAAGGGCTTGAGCAAGCTGGTGGCGGCGGGCCAGGTGCGCAAATTCGTGTGTTCGTTTCCGCGCCAGCCCGGTTCGAATGCCTTCGATGACCTCTATCGCGAAGGGAAGCTGGAGCTGGAACTGGTGCCGCAAGGGACCCTGGCCGAGCGCATCCGGGCCGGAGGCGCTGGCATCGGCGGATTCTTCACGCCGACGGGGGTGGGCACCGAACTGGCGCAAGGCAAGGAAAGCCGCGTCATCGACGGCGTGGAGCACATCCTGGAGTATTCCTTGCGGGCCGACTACGCCTTGATCAAAGGCGATACCGGCGATCGTTGGGGCAATCTGACCTATCGGCGTTCCGGCCGCAACTTCGGGCCGGTGATGGCCGCGGCGGCGCGTTGCACCATCGCCCAGGTATCCCACATCGTGGATCTGGGCGGACTGGACCCCGAGCACATCATCACGCCGGGCGTGTACGTCCAGCGCGTCGTTCTGGCAGGAGCCAACTGA
- a CDS encoding Zn-ribbon domain-containing OB-fold protein, translating to MTTQTPASPQTSASPARVLPAPIPSPDTLPFWQAAAEGRFLVRRCASCAQVHWYPRPRCPLCGGDTAWTEGSGRGRVYSYTAVAHAEAPFVLAFVTLAEGPSMVTHLVNRPARGWAIGDAVKVTFAATDGSYPLPVFEPDTDTDAVGDKA from the coding sequence ATGACTACACAAACCCCAGCGTCGCCACAGACCTCCGCCTCCCCGGCGCGCGTGTTGCCCGCGCCCATCCCGTCGCCCGATACCCTGCCGTTCTGGCAGGCCGCCGCTGAAGGCCGCTTCCTGGTCAGGCGCTGCGCCTCCTGCGCGCAGGTGCATTGGTACCCCCGGCCGCGCTGCCCGCTGTGCGGAGGGGACACCGCTTGGACCGAAGGCAGTGGCCGCGGTCGCGTCTATTCCTACACCGCGGTGGCGCATGCCGAAGCCCCCTTCGTGCTCGCTTTCGTGACTCTGGCTGAAGGGCCGTCGATGGTGACGCATCTGGTGAATCGGCCGGCGCGTGGCTGGGCCATCGGCGACGCCGTCAAAGTCACTTTTGCCGCTACCGACGGTTCCTATCCTTTACCGGTCTTTGAGCCGGATACCGACACGGACGCCGTGGGAGACAAAGCATGA
- a CDS encoding thiolase domain-containing protein produces the protein MSINGKAYIVGAYEHPLRKAPDTSLAQLHAEVALGALADAGIPASEVDGYFCSGDTPGLGALSMLDYLNLQPSHIDNTDMGGASYIALVAHAAQAIAAGKCRVALITLAGRPRSEGVATGTKAKMRTPDQPDAQWEFPYGLANAAGYAMCARRHMHEYGTTSEQLAWIKVAASQHAQHNPNAMLRKPVTVSDVLASPLVADPLHRLDCCVVSDGGGALVVASPEVARTLQRPLVKVRGAGEAVKHTAGGYIDLTYSGGRWSGARAFEEAGVTPADIRYASIYDSFTITVLMQLEDLGFCAKGEGGRFVADGNLISGVGKLPFNTDGGGLCNNHPGNRGGMTKVIEAVRQLRGEAHPAVQVPDCHLALAHGTGGMLATRHGSATLILERV, from the coding sequence ATGAGCATTAACGGCAAGGCCTACATAGTGGGCGCGTATGAGCATCCTTTGCGCAAGGCGCCCGATACGTCGCTGGCGCAGCTGCATGCGGAAGTCGCGCTAGGCGCGCTGGCCGATGCCGGCATCCCTGCAAGCGAAGTGGACGGCTATTTTTGTTCGGGCGATACCCCGGGCCTGGGCGCGCTGTCCATGCTCGACTATCTGAACCTGCAGCCGAGTCATATCGACAACACCGACATGGGTGGCGCGTCCTATATCGCGTTGGTGGCGCATGCGGCGCAGGCCATCGCGGCCGGCAAATGCCGTGTCGCGCTGATCACATTGGCGGGGCGCCCGCGCAGCGAAGGCGTGGCGACAGGCACCAAGGCCAAGATGCGCACGCCGGACCAGCCGGACGCGCAATGGGAGTTTCCGTATGGGCTCGCCAACGCGGCCGGTTATGCGATGTGCGCGCGGCGCCATATGCACGAATACGGCACGACCAGCGAACAGCTGGCGTGGATCAAGGTGGCGGCGTCCCAGCACGCGCAGCACAATCCCAACGCGATGCTGCGCAAGCCGGTCACGGTGAGCGACGTGCTGGCGTCGCCCCTGGTGGCGGACCCGCTGCATCGCCTGGATTGCTGCGTGGTCAGCGACGGCGGCGGCGCGCTGGTGGTGGCCAGCCCTGAAGTCGCGCGGACACTGCAACGGCCGCTGGTCAAGGTGCGCGGGGCGGGCGAGGCCGTCAAGCATACGGCGGGTGGCTATATCGACCTGACCTATTCCGGTGGTCGCTGGTCGGGCGCGCGCGCGTTCGAGGAAGCCGGTGTGACGCCGGCGGACATCCGCTACGCCTCCATCTACGACAGCTTCACCATCACGGTGCTGATGCAGCTGGAAGACCTGGGCTTCTGCGCCAAGGGCGAGGGCGGCCGCTTCGTGGCCGACGGCAATCTGATCTCCGGTGTCGGCAAGCTGCCTTTCAACACGGACGGCGGCGGCTTGTGCAACAACCATCCCGGCAACCGCGGCGGCATGACCAAGGTGATCGAGGCCGTGCGGCAGCTGCGCGGCGAAGCCCACCCGGCCGTGCAGGTGCCGGACTGCCACCTGGCGCTGGCGCATGGAACGGGCGGCATGCTGGCCACCCGCCACGGCAGCGCGACTCTGATACTGGAACGAGTATGA
- a CDS encoding IclR family transcriptional regulator translates to MPAKRSTSAVAAAPEKPDGVAAVNRALTVLQAFNQAPDGLTLAMLGAATDLYESTILRLLDSLMLANFVKKLADGRYVVGPGVMPLAEMYRQSFKLSDYVLPRLRALTAQTEECSGLYVREGDQRICLHHIQPQRSVRSHVREGVLFPLDRGAAGRVILAFDQQVEGEPYDTIRAQGYAITQKERDPESAAIACPVFGHDGKLVGAMSIVIPLYRYTEEVVKRVLPAIQTQARLLSEDLGGG, encoded by the coding sequence ATGCCTGCCAAACGCAGTACTTCCGCCGTAGCGGCTGCCCCTGAGAAACCCGACGGCGTCGCCGCGGTCAATCGCGCGCTCACCGTTTTGCAGGCGTTCAACCAGGCGCCCGACGGGCTCACGCTGGCCATGCTTGGCGCGGCCACCGACCTTTACGAAAGCACCATCCTGCGGCTGCTCGATTCGCTGATGCTGGCCAATTTCGTCAAGAAACTGGCGGATGGCCGCTATGTCGTCGGACCTGGCGTCATGCCCCTGGCGGAGATGTACCGACAATCGTTCAAGCTGTCCGACTATGTGCTGCCGCGTCTGCGGGCATTGACCGCGCAGACCGAGGAGTGCTCGGGGCTCTACGTGCGTGAGGGCGACCAGCGCATCTGCCTGCACCACATCCAGCCGCAACGGTCGGTGCGCTCACATGTCCGAGAGGGGGTGCTGTTCCCGCTGGACCGGGGCGCGGCCGGGCGCGTGATTCTTGCTTTCGATCAGCAGGTCGAAGGAGAACCGTATGACACCATCCGGGCTCAGGGCTACGCCATCACGCAGAAGGAGCGCGATCCCGAGAGCGCGGCCATCGCCTGCCCGGTCTTCGGCCACGACGGCAAGCTGGTAGGCGCCATGTCCATCGTGATCCCGCTCTACCGCTATACGGAAGAAGTCGTGAAACGCGTGTTGCCGGCGATACAGACCCAGGCGCGTCTGTTGAGCGAGGATTTGGGAGGCGGTTGA
- a CDS encoding response regulator transcription factor — protein sequence MRALVVEDDSNVRYWLGTKLQANGHQCLLVDSGEDALVALGREVFDIMVLDRMLPGMDGMEVLQRLRGCQRPPVIILSTIDQPSDRVAGLRAGADDYLGKPFDFAELLTRMELLTRRTVYSSRDEQYWIIQDLHIDLVNRVVKRAQRTIDLTDKEFQLLRVLAEHTGQAVPRSMLLEKVWGLQFDPQTNLIDVHMSKLRGKLDKGFDTSLIKTVRALGYVLG from the coding sequence ATGCGCGCTTTGGTCGTCGAAGACGATAGCAACGTCCGATACTGGCTAGGCACCAAGTTGCAGGCCAACGGCCACCAGTGCCTGCTGGTCGACTCCGGCGAGGACGCCCTGGTCGCCCTTGGCCGCGAAGTCTTCGACATCATGGTGCTGGACCGCATGCTGCCCGGCATGGACGGCATGGAAGTGCTGCAACGCCTGCGCGGCTGCCAGCGGCCGCCGGTCATCATCCTGTCGACCATCGACCAACCGTCTGACCGGGTCGCCGGCCTGCGCGCGGGCGCAGACGACTACCTGGGCAAACCCTTCGACTTCGCCGAACTGCTGACCCGCATGGAGCTGCTGACGCGCCGTACCGTGTACAGCTCGCGCGACGAACAGTACTGGATCATTCAGGACCTGCATATCGACCTGGTCAACCGGGTGGTCAAACGCGCTCAGCGGACGATCGACCTGACCGACAAGGAATTCCAATTGCTGCGCGTGCTGGCCGAGCATACTGGCCAAGCCGTTCCGCGCAGCATGCTGCTGGAAAAAGTGTGGGGCCTGCAGTTCGACCCGCAGACCAATCTTATCGACGTCCATATGTCCAAGCTGCGCGGCAAGCTGGACAAGGGTTTCGACACGTCCCTGATCAAGACCGTGCGCGCGCTGGGCTATGTCCTCGGTTGA
- a CDS encoding HAMP domain-containing sensor histidine kinase: protein MSSVEPMTPARAGSGRVPARADVARSAFARALPAFLADTPAHAAGPSRPVQEAPPARARLWGNSHFRQAACIAFVFLLVTLASIVCGQKVIEAVLVSHVKEQVNAEISNQSVGGGLNSANRLSLLLEHQAMRIGRRERATLVLDAAGKVQYGTPATLAAALCPDALPCSGWRRAHVSSPDGRSEWLGRGITLQDGGLLLIAYDVLPMMDRMYPVPLTAGVSIFAVLLISLGTGLYFSMYGVRRIDRIRVAMQTYARNNPDTRIPVNQRGQDEFDLLGKDINNALARINQLMEEVRNATNHIAHELRTPLTRLQHRLSTASENTTDAAALHEIALAEEEAAQIQRLFSAVMRISEIESGRCAHDFSAIDVAALLRDLVDYYQWQADERHIELRVDHAPDCAINGDRALLLQALVNLMDNAFKYAPAGATLTLVARRRNGACELGVGDEGPGIDPAMRLQVVQRFRRLVRDRNVPGHGLGLSLVQAVAQLHEGELLLLDHHEPAAAAATEAVRPRGLLAVLRLPPADLRT from the coding sequence ATGTCCTCGGTTGAACCCATGACGCCGGCACGCGCCGGCAGCGGGCGTGTGCCGGCCCGCGCCGATGTCGCCCGATCCGCTTTCGCGCGCGCCCTGCCCGCCTTTCTCGCCGACACACCCGCGCATGCGGCCGGCCCAAGCCGGCCGGTCCAGGAAGCACCGCCGGCCCGCGCGCGCTTGTGGGGTAATTCCCATTTCCGTCAGGCGGCATGCATCGCCTTTGTGTTCCTGCTGGTCACGCTGGCATCGATCGTGTGCGGCCAGAAGGTCATCGAGGCGGTGCTCGTCAGCCACGTGAAGGAGCAGGTCAACGCGGAAATCAGCAATCAGAGTGTCGGTGGCGGCCTGAACAGCGCCAACCGCCTGAGCCTGCTGCTGGAGCACCAGGCCATGCGCATCGGGCGGCGCGAACGCGCCACCCTGGTACTGGACGCCGCCGGCAAGGTGCAATACGGCACGCCAGCCACGCTGGCCGCGGCGCTTTGTCCTGACGCCCTGCCTTGCAGCGGCTGGCGCCGCGCCCATGTGAGCAGTCCGGACGGCAGAAGCGAATGGCTGGGGCGCGGCATCACCTTGCAGGATGGCGGGCTGCTGCTGATCGCCTACGACGTGCTGCCCATGATGGACCGCATGTACCCCGTGCCGCTGACCGCCGGCGTCAGTATCTTCGCCGTGTTGTTGATCAGCCTGGGCACCGGTCTCTACTTCAGCATGTATGGCGTGCGCCGGATCGACCGCATCCGTGTGGCCATGCAGACCTATGCGCGCAACAACCCGGACACGCGTATTCCCGTCAATCAGCGTGGCCAGGACGAATTCGATCTGCTGGGCAAGGACATCAATAACGCGCTCGCCCGCATCAACCAGTTGATGGAAGAAGTGCGCAATGCCACCAACCACATCGCCCATGAGCTGCGCACGCCGCTGACCCGCCTGCAGCACCGCCTGTCCACGGCCAGCGAGAACACCACCGACGCGGCCGCGCTGCACGAAATCGCCTTGGCCGAAGAAGAAGCCGCGCAGATCCAGCGCCTGTTCAGTGCGGTCATGCGCATCAGCGAGATCGAGTCCGGACGCTGCGCGCACGACTTCAGCGCGATCGACGTGGCGGCCCTGCTGCGGGACCTGGTCGATTACTACCAGTGGCAGGCTGACGAACGGCATATCGAACTGCGCGTGGACCACGCGCCGGACTGCGCCATCAACGGCGATCGGGCGCTGCTGTTGCAGGCCCTGGTGAACCTGATGGACAACGCGTTCAAGTACGCCCCTGCCGGCGCCACCTTGACCCTGGTGGCGCGACGGCGCAACGGCGCGTGCGAACTGGGCGTGGGCGATGAAGGCCCCGGCATCGATCCCGCGATGCGCCTGCAAGTGGTGCAACGTTTCCGCCGCCTGGTGCGCGATCGCAACGTGCCTGGCCACGGGCTGGGTCTGTCGCTGGTGCAGGCGGTGGCGCAGCTGCATGAAGGTGAGTTGCTGCTGCTCGATCATCACGAGCCGGCGGCGGCCGCGGCCACTGAGGCTGTGCGGCCTCGCGGCCTGCTGGCCGTGCTGCGCCTGCCTCCCGCGGATCTGCGCACATGA
- a CDS encoding prepilin peptidase codes for MIMNITLSTMILAPALLWTMWSDLLYRRIANWLVLMLLTLWACCTGYAIGQAGWLSVAPAVTTGMLAAATVLVAGFGLFAIGWVGAGDVKMMSVLCLWMGANAFVFIVVASLAGGILALGLPVLRTLETLLAQGVIRLPRRLRGPAAPLPTALRAEPVSGVPYGVVLAFAASTVLYLHF; via the coding sequence ATGATTATGAACATCACGCTTAGCACCATGATCCTGGCTCCGGCGCTGTTGTGGACCATGTGGTCCGATCTGCTCTATCGCCGCATCGCCAACTGGCTGGTGCTGATGCTGTTGACGCTGTGGGCCTGTTGTACCGGCTATGCCATCGGCCAGGCCGGCTGGCTCTCCGTCGCTCCCGCTGTCACGACCGGTATGCTCGCGGCCGCCACCGTACTCGTGGCGGGCTTTGGCCTTTTCGCAATCGGCTGGGTCGGCGCGGGTGACGTCAAGATGATGTCGGTCCTGTGCCTGTGGATGGGCGCCAACGCCTTCGTATTCATCGTCGTGGCTTCCCTGGCCGGGGGCATCCTGGCCCTGGGCCTGCCTGTGCTGCGCACGCTGGAGACCCTGCTGGCGCAGGGAGTCATTCGCCTGCCCCGGCGTCTGCGCGGCCCGGCAGCGCCTTTGCCGACGGCGTTGCGCGCCGAGCCAGTGTCCGGTGTTCCCTACGGCGTCGTCCTCGCCTTCGCGGCGTCCACGGTGCTGTATCTCCATTTCTAG
- a CDS encoding TadE/TadG family type IV pilus assembly protein produces MKFLAFQPSGQRAAKRRAAYRAGGRYQRGVVAVEAAYVLPVIIAAVMMLMELANIGLTINRSSDALARTLSELRTMDTNHLSAGDMESELRARMARASQGYLGTDNIAVIDVERFSTVDVTEGPQAVTPSTAVQAWRITVDVSKDFITPPPRLLSIGNSAFRYRYERVLGEPPP; encoded by the coding sequence ATGAAATTTCTTGCCTTCCAGCCGTCGGGACAGCGCGCAGCCAAACGTAGGGCGGCGTACCGCGCAGGCGGCCGGTACCAACGTGGTGTCGTCGCCGTCGAGGCTGCCTACGTACTTCCCGTGATCATCGCCGCGGTCATGATGTTGATGGAGCTGGCCAATATCGGTCTGACGATCAACAGGAGCAGCGACGCACTGGCACGGACATTGAGCGAGCTCCGCACAATGGACACCAACCATCTGAGTGCGGGCGACATGGAATCCGAACTGCGCGCCCGCATGGCCCGCGCATCGCAGGGTTACCTGGGCACCGACAACATTGCCGTGATCGACGTCGAACGCTTCAGCACGGTGGATGTCACGGAGGGCCCCCAGGCAGTCACCCCCAGCACCGCGGTGCAGGCCTGGCGCATCACGGTGGACGTCAGCAAGGACTTCATCACCCCCCCGCCCCGCTTGCTCAGTATCGGCAACAGCGCTTTCCGTTATCGCTACGAGCGTGTCCTCGGCGAGCCGCCGCCCTAG
- a CDS encoding biliverdin-producing heme oxygenase — protein sequence MNTVLDLPATLSFRLKHETNDQHERMHALMEQGKPFESRERYARFVAAQYLFQQDVEHLFDDARIQAAVPDLAVRGRVEAAIADMKDLDRAIPQEPLATAHVAMPEALGWLYVSEGSTLGAAFLLKQVQQTLGLDANFGARNLAAYPEGRALVWRRFVAALDSDAISEKEHDAVLAGANAAYDRFGDLLQRYLLAA from the coding sequence ATGAACACCGTCCTCGACCTGCCCGCCACGCTCTCGTTCCGGCTCAAACACGAGACCAACGATCAGCACGAACGCATGCACGCCCTGATGGAGCAAGGCAAACCCTTCGAGTCGCGCGAACGTTATGCGCGCTTCGTGGCCGCGCAATACCTCTTCCAACAGGATGTGGAACATCTGTTCGACGATGCCCGCATCCAGGCGGCGGTGCCTGACCTGGCCGTGCGTGGCCGTGTCGAAGCCGCCATCGCGGACATGAAGGATCTGGACCGCGCCATCCCGCAAGAGCCGCTGGCCACGGCCCATGTGGCCATGCCGGAGGCGCTGGGCTGGCTGTATGTTTCCGAAGGTTCGACCCTGGGCGCCGCCTTCCTGCTCAAGCAGGTGCAACAGACCCTGGGCCTGGACGCGAACTTCGGCGCGCGCAATCTTGCCGCGTATCCGGAAGGCCGCGCCCTGGTCTGGCGCCGCTTCGTGGCCGCGCTGGACAGCGACGCTATCTCGGAAAAAGAGCATGACGCGGTGCTGGCCGGCGCCAATGCCGCTTACGACCGCTTTGGCGATCTGCTGCAACGGTATCTGTTGGCGGCTTGA
- a CDS encoding LysR family transcriptional regulator, with product MKTLDIEAVQAFVLTADMKSFTRAAEVMDTTQSTISLKIRRLESMLGRRLLDRTPRLVRLSADGGAFLPAARTLVAAHQGAFNAFSDGQPRRLVVGVSHHVVGAELPRMLQGLNRADPTLILEMRIASSRDVLGEFDAGRLDAGVVLRHDSRRLDGELLLEEGFGWMGAPDFEWTPGQPLRLATQAEPCSVRAMAVDALAQASVPWTEVFVGGGVSTIGAAVSAGLAVAALGRRVAPAGTVDLGPRLGLPALPSRDVVLHTGPTDAQARGALRALGAAIRATAIGL from the coding sequence ATGAAGACCCTGGATATCGAAGCCGTCCAAGCTTTTGTCCTGACCGCGGACATGAAAAGCTTCACCCGCGCGGCGGAAGTGATGGACACCACGCAGTCCACCATCAGCCTGAAGATCCGCCGCCTGGAGTCCATGCTGGGCCGGCGCTTGCTGGATCGCACCCCCCGCCTGGTGCGTTTATCCGCCGACGGTGGGGCGTTCCTGCCGGCCGCGCGCACCCTGGTGGCGGCGCATCAGGGCGCTTTCAACGCTTTCTCGGATGGCCAACCGCGCCGTCTGGTGGTGGGTGTCAGCCATCATGTGGTCGGCGCCGAGCTGCCGAGGATGCTACAAGGGCTGAACCGTGCGGACCCCACGCTGATCCTGGAAATGCGAATCGCGTCATCGCGGGACGTGCTGGGCGAGTTCGACGCGGGCCGGCTCGATGCTGGCGTCGTGCTGCGCCATGACAGCCGCCGCCTGGACGGCGAGCTGCTGCTGGAAGAAGGCTTCGGCTGGATGGGCGCGCCGGATTTCGAATGGACACCCGGTCAGCCTTTGCGGCTGGCGACCCAGGCGGAACCCTGCAGCGTGCGCGCCATGGCGGTGGACGCGCTGGCGCAGGCATCCGTGCCATGGACGGAGGTGTTCGTGGGGGGCGGTGTTTCGACCATCGGCGCCGCGGTGTCCGCGGGCCTGGCCGTGGCTGCCCTGGGCCGGCGCGTGGCGCCGGCGGGAACGGTGGACCTGGGTCCACGCCTGGGATTGCCCGCGCTGCCATCGCGCGACGTGGTCCTGCACACCGGCCCGACGGATGCCCAGGCTCGCGGCGCATTGCGGGCACTGGGCGCCGCGATCCGGGCCACGGCGATCGGCCTATAG
- a CDS encoding DUF4865 family protein produces the protein MLIAHYTHRLPADYDLDIIRRRAKERGKLWDATPRLYFKGFLFREAGQLGAISHSYSSLYLWQDDQGLRDFLLENRYKTVTDSFGRANIDTRIVLDARRGAAKEANYLQKEEVDIPLDQDLAEAYALELERNRAVAAQRGVVAATVGVDTTAWRFTRVVLREANEGAAKDAVSYEVLHLARPLLDQLPLAGR, from the coding sequence ATGTTGATTGCTCACTACACCCATCGCTTGCCCGCTGATTACGATCTGGACATCATCCGCCGCCGGGCCAAAGAACGCGGCAAGCTTTGGGACGCCACGCCGCGGCTCTACTTCAAAGGTTTCCTGTTTCGTGAAGCTGGCCAGCTTGGCGCCATCAGCCATAGCTATTCCTCGCTGTATCTTTGGCAGGATGACCAGGGCCTGCGCGATTTCCTGCTGGAGAACCGCTACAAGACCGTGACGGACAGCTTCGGCCGGGCCAATATCGACACGCGCATCGTGCTGGACGCAAGACGGGGCGCCGCCAAGGAAGCCAACTATTTGCAGAAAGAGGAAGTCGATATCCCGCTGGATCAGGATCTGGCTGAAGCGTATGCGTTGGAGCTGGAACGCAACCGCGCGGTGGCGGCGCAACGTGGCGTCGTTGCCGCCACCGTGGGGGTGGACACCACGGCTTGGCGCTTCACCCGAGTGGTCTTGCGCGAAGCCAATGAAGGAGCCGCCAAGGACGCCGTGAGCTACGAGGTGCTGCACCTGGCAAGGCCGCTGCTGGACCAGCTGCCACTGGCCGGCCGTTAA